A genome region from Streptomyces davaonensis JCM 4913 includes the following:
- a CDS encoding type IV toxin-antitoxin system AbiEi family antitoxin domain-containing protein produces MDRTEQVMILSGPAADQWGLVTAAQAKKLGLNAVQLKRLTEAGLLESVGRGVYALAAAGLPEHLEAKVAWLRLQPEAFAWERPVGDRDSGVISHASACQLHGLGDIPAPSVEISVPRRRTTTEPFVRLRTAQLKPADITVIDGLPVTAAERTIVDLLQTKADGGHIGGVIADAERRDLVDIEALAARVQRFTRNYGLPSAATGHELIEHMVEQAGRQLHSQELDAASLEGFAAAAQLLSTQDLAANALVSYLHSDAAADQALDPYIRSLAAHQPALQDLAAKTLYRSPAFETLQETLRQLRHSPAMVKLLRDANARTAALKTLQQARFGDDVLTAVQAAQRAIDLSPSVRRAMQQAIPPNSAVAQAAQALKQLSPAPTPRAEESAPDEALLPGEETQKGLNDVPGPE; encoded by the coding sequence GTGGACCGTACTGAGCAGGTGATGATTCTCTCTGGTCCGGCCGCGGACCAGTGGGGTCTCGTGACGGCTGCGCAGGCCAAGAAGCTCGGTCTCAACGCTGTCCAGCTCAAGCGGCTGACCGAGGCTGGCTTGCTGGAGAGCGTCGGGCGCGGCGTGTACGCCCTTGCGGCCGCCGGGCTGCCTGAGCATCTTGAGGCCAAGGTGGCCTGGCTGCGTCTCCAGCCGGAGGCATTCGCCTGGGAGCGCCCCGTCGGCGACCGGGACTCCGGCGTCATCTCCCATGCCTCCGCCTGCCAGCTGCACGGCCTTGGAGACATCCCCGCCCCAAGCGTGGAGATCAGCGTTCCCCGCCGGCGCACGACCACCGAGCCGTTCGTCCGGCTGCGAACCGCACAGCTGAAGCCCGCGGACATCACCGTCATCGACGGCCTGCCAGTGACCGCCGCGGAGCGCACCATCGTCGACCTTCTCCAGACCAAGGCCGACGGAGGCCACATCGGCGGGGTGATCGCGGACGCCGAGCGGCGCGACCTGGTGGACATCGAGGCTCTGGCCGCCCGGGTCCAGCGGTTCACCCGCAACTACGGACTCCCTAGTGCCGCCACGGGGCACGAGCTCATCGAGCACATGGTGGAGCAGGCAGGCAGGCAGCTGCACTCCCAGGAACTGGACGCCGCCAGCCTGGAAGGCTTCGCCGCAGCCGCCCAACTGCTGAGCACCCAAGACCTCGCGGCGAACGCCCTCGTGTCCTACCTCCACTCGGATGCTGCGGCCGACCAAGCGCTTGATCCCTACATCCGCAGTCTTGCGGCCCACCAGCCTGCCCTCCAGGATCTGGCCGCGAAGACTCTGTACCGATCCCCTGCGTTCGAGACTCTCCAAGAGACCCTGCGTCAGCTCCGGCATTCGCCTGCCATGGTCAAACTCCTCAGAGATGCCAACGCGCGTACCGCTGCCCTGAAGACGCTTCAGCAAGCGAGATTCGGCGACGACGTCCTGACGGCGGTGCAGGCAGCGCAGCGGGCCATCGACCTGTCTCCCAGCGTCCGGCGCGCGATGCAGCAGGCAATCCCACCCAACAGCGCTGTAGCCCAGGCCGCCCAAGCCCTGAAGCAGCTGTCGCCGGCACCCACTCCCCGTGCGGAGGAATCCGCCCCCGACGAAGCCCTGTTGCCCGGTGAGGAAACACAAAAGGGGCTGAACGACGTGCCTGGCCCGGAGTAG
- a CDS encoding nucleotidyl transferase AbiEii/AbiGii toxin family protein — protein MARTYASPAAFRAALTQAARNMSKKTGMSVPDLMKIFYFNRLSARVFTKDPGGWLIKGGQALLVRYRGAARLSQDIDLQSTSPDLGADEARQRVIEAAALDLGDFLRYAPGKFEGHSDEGRGGAQYFHVHLGTQLVATIKVDLVVGRTLSGSPETRTLKSAVDIEWPVDWPDVQLYPVIDHIADKICAMYERHGDNGQFGSSRYRDLADLLLISQQETVLGEAASQALHREADRRRQNGIHIALPAAFEAPGPDWPDGYPQQAALVLGLKGCGTYAEAAQTAAVFIDPMLNSTAVGSWTPDSATWA, from the coding sequence GTGGCCAGAACCTATGCCAGTCCAGCGGCGTTCCGGGCCGCGCTGACGCAGGCCGCCAGGAACATGTCCAAGAAGACGGGCATGAGTGTCCCCGACCTCATGAAGATCTTCTACTTCAACCGCCTCTCCGCCCGTGTCTTCACGAAGGATCCCGGCGGCTGGCTCATCAAGGGCGGGCAGGCCCTGCTGGTCCGCTACCGCGGCGCCGCTCGCCTCAGCCAGGACATCGACCTGCAGAGCACCTCCCCCGACCTGGGCGCGGACGAGGCCAGGCAGCGGGTGATCGAGGCGGCCGCCCTCGATCTGGGCGACTTCCTGCGCTACGCCCCCGGCAAGTTCGAGGGACACAGCGACGAAGGGCGCGGCGGCGCACAGTACTTCCATGTCCACCTCGGCACCCAGCTGGTCGCCACCATCAAGGTTGACCTCGTGGTCGGCCGCACCCTGTCCGGCAGCCCCGAGACCCGCACCCTGAAATCCGCCGTCGACATCGAATGGCCCGTGGACTGGCCCGATGTTCAGCTCTACCCCGTCATCGATCACATAGCCGACAAGATCTGCGCCATGTACGAGCGGCACGGCGATAACGGCCAGTTCGGCTCCAGCCGCTACCGTGACCTGGCCGACCTCCTCCTGATCAGCCAGCAGGAAACCGTCCTGGGGGAGGCCGCGAGCCAGGCGCTACACCGGGAAGCGGACCGCCGTCGGCAGAACGGCATCCACATCGCCCTGCCCGCCGCCTTCGAAGCACCGGGGCCCGACTGGCCAGACGGCTACCCCCAGCAGGCCGCGCTGGTCCTGGGGCTGAAGGGCTGCGGCACCTACGCCGAGGCAGCACAAACCGCTGCCGTGTTCATCGACCCCATGCTCAACTCGACAGCCGTCGGCAGCTGGACTCCGGACAGCGCCACCTGGGCGTAA
- a CDS encoding ATP/GTP-binding protein, whose amino-acid sequence MAGGRDLRALFSTNDRSVQADQAFTNRSSQWETAAAALTQHLHHVGAPSFDAEDLEAPRNHVLVFHGVGGIGKTTLSRMLEAALADAGRRPSQWGEPGWPADRILPVRIDLARSAGTDFEQIVLTIRAALTRIGRPLPAFDLALRRYWEANHPGEPLEEYLRRGGLGSRFGQTLPQQMQSALADVAQALMLPGTIGSAVGQVTGALIGALRERRQTVRALAGCTRLADLLEAEPDLDALSFYPHLLAWELGRLPEGKKVVPVILLDTFEDIGDRTRRDLERLIQRTVWLMPNAFWVITGRSRLQWADHALQGQLDYTGLAAWPGLGHTARPAARTLAPSNAERQVLIGDFSPEDCDDYLARRLTRDGQPLISEPVRQVITARSHGLPLHLDLSVARFLELSRSGRTPQPGDFDHDFPALVARTLTDLTPDERHVLRSVSLLDAFDVPLAARAAGLAHEGPAQRLTERPFVREDPFGLWPFHLHGLIRSAVRNADDTTDDRWSENDWQQAAHRAFTTLGEQHQNATGPDRLLLIACLRQGLRLARDHRLDLGWLTPAAWTYVSDSVWEPLAPPDTDTAPGLITAADALVELLSALARRQHEHRAHTVTRLTTVIDSGLLPAELHGMALYYRAKAYRDIGRGQESRCGYQQVADSGSRLAPAARRGLAQAARLAGDFPTALAAAQTLGWEGRHQRVLGDLYWVQGQPDLAAAAYLEGRLEAEQHAKSGEAAHNQALRALAVAFLDPGQADDELELAHQLLAGLDLRATTINTAIAALIRDAGTSTVDDRARALRTELEVAGLTSMTPTLELACSFHQAVLADQDALAATIARLRAQTGDGAYAYYTDIAHFMAGLPLPAGRTPPQWLDGEDNTRARWRTLVTARQDVIHNQ is encoded by the coding sequence GTGGCAGGCGGCCGGGATCTCAGGGCCCTGTTCAGTACGAACGACCGCAGCGTGCAGGCCGACCAGGCGTTCACGAACCGCTCCTCACAGTGGGAAACCGCCGCGGCCGCGCTCACCCAGCACCTCCACCACGTCGGTGCCCCCAGCTTCGATGCGGAGGACCTCGAGGCACCCCGCAACCACGTGCTCGTCTTCCACGGGGTGGGCGGCATCGGCAAGACGACCCTGTCCCGCATGCTGGAGGCAGCACTCGCCGACGCTGGACGGCGGCCTTCCCAGTGGGGCGAGCCCGGATGGCCGGCCGACCGGATCCTGCCCGTACGCATCGACCTCGCCCGCTCCGCCGGCACCGACTTCGAGCAGATCGTCCTGACGATCCGGGCCGCCCTCACCCGGATCGGGCGCCCCCTGCCCGCCTTCGACCTGGCCCTGCGCCGCTACTGGGAGGCCAACCACCCCGGCGAACCGCTGGAGGAGTACCTGCGCCGCGGCGGTCTCGGCTCCCGGTTCGGCCAGACGCTGCCACAGCAGATGCAGTCCGCACTCGCCGACGTCGCCCAGGCGCTCATGCTGCCCGGCACCATCGGCTCAGCCGTCGGCCAAGTCACCGGCGCCCTCATCGGCGCGCTGCGCGAACGCCGCCAGACCGTACGGGCCCTGGCGGGCTGTACTCGGCTGGCCGACCTACTGGAAGCCGAACCCGACCTGGACGCCCTGTCCTTCTACCCCCACCTGCTGGCCTGGGAGCTCGGCCGCCTCCCCGAAGGCAAAAAGGTTGTACCGGTCATCCTGCTCGACACGTTCGAGGACATCGGCGACCGCACCCGACGCGACCTCGAGCGCCTCATCCAGCGAACCGTGTGGCTGATGCCGAACGCCTTCTGGGTGATCACCGGCCGCTCCCGCCTGCAATGGGCCGACCACGCCCTGCAAGGCCAGCTCGACTACACCGGCCTCGCCGCCTGGCCCGGCCTTGGTCACACGGCCAGGCCCGCCGCCCGCACTCTCGCCCCATCCAACGCCGAACGGCAGGTTCTGATCGGCGACTTCTCCCCCGAGGACTGCGACGACTACCTCGCCCGACGCCTCACCCGCGACGGCCAGCCCCTCATCAGCGAGCCCGTCCGGCAGGTCATCACCGCCCGCTCGCACGGCCTGCCCCTGCACCTCGACCTGTCCGTCGCCCGGTTCCTCGAGCTGAGCCGCAGCGGCCGCACCCCGCAGCCCGGCGACTTCGACCACGACTTCCCCGCCCTGGTCGCCCGCACCCTGACCGACCTCACCCCCGACGAACGCCACGTCCTGCGCTCAGTCAGCCTGCTGGACGCCTTCGACGTCCCCCTCGCCGCGCGCGCCGCCGGCCTCGCCCACGAGGGCCCCGCCCAGCGGCTGACCGAGAGGCCCTTCGTCCGCGAAGACCCGTTCGGCCTGTGGCCCTTCCACCTGCACGGCCTGATCCGCTCCGCCGTACGCAACGCCGACGACACCACCGACGACCGCTGGAGCGAGAACGACTGGCAGCAGGCCGCCCACCGCGCCTTCACCACCCTGGGCGAACAGCACCAGAACGCCACCGGCCCCGACCGGCTACTGCTGATCGCCTGCCTGCGCCAAGGCCTGCGCCTGGCCCGAGACCACCGCCTGGACCTCGGCTGGCTCACCCCGGCAGCCTGGACCTACGTCAGCGACTCCGTGTGGGAACCCCTCGCCCCGCCCGACACCGACACCGCACCGGGCCTGATCACGGCCGCCGATGCCCTGGTCGAACTCCTCAGCGCGCTCGCCCGCCGCCAGCATGAGCACCGTGCCCACACCGTCACCCGGCTCACCACCGTCATCGACTCCGGCCTGCTCCCCGCCGAGCTGCACGGGATGGCCCTGTACTACCGGGCCAAGGCGTACCGCGACATCGGACGCGGCCAGGAGTCGCGCTGCGGCTACCAGCAGGTCGCCGACAGCGGCAGCCGCCTCGCCCCCGCAGCCCGCCGCGGCCTCGCCCAGGCCGCCCGCCTCGCCGGTGACTTCCCCACCGCCCTCGCTGCCGCCCAAACTCTGGGCTGGGAAGGCCGCCACCAGCGGGTGCTGGGCGACCTGTACTGGGTACAAGGGCAGCCGGACCTCGCGGCCGCCGCCTACCTCGAGGGCCGCCTCGAAGCCGAACAGCACGCCAAGTCGGGCGAAGCCGCGCACAATCAGGCCCTGCGCGCCCTCGCCGTCGCCTTCCTCGACCCCGGCCAGGCCGACGACGAACTCGAGCTCGCCCACCAGCTGCTTGCCGGTCTCGATCTGCGGGCCACCACCATCAACACCGCCATCGCCGCCCTGATCCGCGACGCCGGCACCTCCACCGTCGACGACCGCGCCCGCGCCCTGCGCACCGAGCTCGAGGTCGCGGGCCTCACCTCCATGACGCCCACCCTCGAACTCGCCTGCTCCTTCCACCAGGCCGTCCTCGCCGACCAGGACGCGCTCGCGGCCACCATCGCCCGGCTGCGCGCGCAGACCGGAGACGGCGCGTACGCCTACTACACCGACATCGCCCACTTCATGGCCGGCCTCCCCCTTCCCGCCGGCCGCACTCCGCCGCAGTGGCTGGACGGCGAAGACAACACCCGCGCCCGGTGGCGCACCCTCGTCACCGCCCGCCAAGACGTCATCCATAACCAGTAG
- a CDS encoding zeta toxin family protein, with protein sequence MLHRVILPSATKRAVAQSRPVVVVVAGQPGAGKTQIADLLQAVLDRRGGSVRVCRDLYKPHHPHYADALDADARTAGTLVRPDTIRWQAAVEAHVREMGFDAVVESALADADDFRASSAAYRSTGHRIEVVALATAEALSQLGITDRFLTGGHYASWENHDGCARNMLSTLAAIETEQLADRITVIRRDRTALYANELTAEDGRRRRPAAERAVRLERLRPWSAPETAVFRSKLARADQRVHCELAGEDRRLAVQRDTERAAAWSEPVRRIAQPSRRAPGVDYHRLSPGEHRWIFDELIAPSYLNGIVSRDDPRAVYVLGQPGAGKLLAARMVRRAMRPGTTRLVGDDFKASHPDYYQLLREDPRGAGAAIRADYKAWFARAEQYVRDRRGDVLIEAAPGSAEEFFDSALPFVTSGYPVELVVLAVREADSRLATALRYARALQRGGTGRFTTRAGHGICFGALADVVDVAERHPQIAAVTVIRRDGHALVRHEAGGFGRASWALTAERLRPYTEQEAAVFLRLHQALRRALPQHRAELDEIAALARPLMPPRVQPARIDRPHPSAWPLPIPRQARAWGYDSLRSLSRAA encoded by the coding sequence GTGCTGCACCGCGTGATCCTGCCGTCTGCGACCAAGCGAGCAGTCGCACAGTCCCGGCCGGTCGTGGTCGTCGTCGCCGGGCAGCCCGGCGCCGGGAAGACGCAGATCGCCGATCTCCTCCAGGCAGTCCTGGACCGTCGTGGCGGCTCCGTGCGGGTCTGCCGGGATTTGTACAAGCCGCATCACCCCCACTACGCGGACGCCCTGGACGCTGATGCCCGTACGGCCGGAACCCTGGTCCGCCCCGACACCATCCGCTGGCAGGCAGCCGTCGAAGCCCACGTCCGCGAGATGGGCTTCGACGCCGTGGTGGAGTCCGCGCTCGCCGACGCAGATGACTTCCGCGCCTCGTCTGCCGCCTACCGGAGCACCGGACACCGGATCGAGGTAGTGGCACTGGCCACCGCAGAGGCCCTGAGCCAGCTCGGGATCACGGACCGCTTCCTCACCGGCGGTCACTACGCATCCTGGGAGAACCACGACGGCTGCGCGAGAAACATGCTGTCCACGCTGGCCGCCATCGAGACGGAGCAACTCGCCGACCGCATCACCGTCATACGGCGAGACCGCACCGCTCTCTACGCCAACGAGCTCACCGCCGAGGACGGTCGGCGACGCCGGCCCGCCGCGGAGCGGGCGGTGCGGCTGGAGCGGTTACGACCGTGGAGTGCGCCCGAGACCGCGGTCTTCCGCAGCAAGTTGGCCCGCGCTGACCAGCGTGTGCACTGCGAACTCGCCGGCGAGGACCGGCGCCTGGCCGTGCAGCGGGACACCGAGCGCGCGGCCGCCTGGTCCGAGCCGGTCCGCCGCATCGCCCAGCCCTCCAGGCGCGCGCCCGGCGTCGACTACCACCGGCTCTCGCCCGGCGAACACCGCTGGATCTTCGACGAACTGATCGCTCCCTCATACCTGAACGGCATTGTGTCCCGCGACGATCCACGCGCTGTGTATGTCCTAGGTCAGCCCGGGGCAGGCAAACTCCTGGCCGCCAGGATGGTCCGTCGCGCCATGCGGCCCGGCACGACCCGGCTGGTCGGCGACGACTTCAAGGCCTCGCACCCCGACTACTACCAACTGCTGCGGGAGGATCCCCGCGGTGCGGGGGCAGCGATCCGCGCCGACTACAAGGCGTGGTTCGCCCGGGCCGAGCAGTACGTACGCGACCGGCGCGGCGACGTCCTGATCGAGGCTGCCCCCGGCAGCGCCGAAGAGTTCTTCGACAGCGCACTGCCGTTCGTGACCAGCGGCTATCCGGTCGAACTCGTGGTCCTGGCCGTGCGTGAAGCTGACAGCCGGCTCGCCACCGCGCTGCGCTACGCCCGGGCCTTGCAGCGCGGCGGCACCGGCCGGTTCACCACACGCGCGGGCCACGGCATCTGCTTCGGCGCGCTCGCCGACGTCGTCGACGTCGCCGAACGGCACCCGCAGATCGCGGCCGTGACTGTGATCCGCCGGGACGGCCACGCTCTGGTCCGTCACGAGGCCGGTGGCTTTGGGCGGGCGTCGTGGGCGCTGACGGCGGAACGGCTGCGCCCGTACACCGAGCAGGAGGCCGCCGTGTTCCTCCGCCTCCACCAGGCGCTGCGCCGGGCGCTCCCCCAGCACCGCGCCGAGCTGGACGAGATCGCCGCACTTGCCCGGCCCCTGATGCCGCCTCGGGTGCAGCCGGCCCGCATCGACCGGCCACACCCGTCCGCCTGGCCCCTGCCCATTCCCCGGCAAGCCCGTGCATGGGGCTACGACTCCTTGAGGTCCCTCAGCCGCGCCGCATAA
- the tap gene encoding telomere-associated protein Tap encodes MPTENELFNAVDALLEQVAQDDLPPPAERKRLREAAGLSQAQVAKVTATRREAVGNWESGKTEPRPPQRAAYARLLDGLAARFPAPEPTTDSEPAVPETFTAPAPPAAPSVPAAAKPPAHPSTSTRPTSTSRRPAAKKPVTKTAQSTAAVTDARFENGPLAVVDCEDEQVSAYCVGGLVLDVPAKSIPALVDWTLREAKLGAPKLSGPGKDADPLIVLTPSALERYGLPVTLTEEERLAGRLPEGHKVIKQLVRAEWKLTKRGFGPWARIYRPATGSERACVQLCIPSWNALDTRHWGEAGQLPPAELARVLGVYASRVMTPRGSTAVTGLELMTALHPATRASEPDATGKRHSEHNPGSLGKDAIDPMNWPPCEVPDGHPVLKDMPRFHVRGPAEKLFEEAYDWARPMTDAECTLRHLVGIDVNMAFAAGANGLNVGLGEATHVKSPVFDPKLPGSWLVDLSHVDLSKVKVGKDKWVELDASLLPSPFTPKGERPEGPAWYATPTVAYAVELGYEVRPTEAWVRYENGRYLDGWYNRLRDAYLATMADLGVDADLAPADFLAAMDGYKARDPELAIVVSAVKATVKGGLGKLRERPRGEGWRPGEPWRALSRPTWRPDIRAAVISRTRINLHRKIVKHAAFTGQYPIAILSDCVVYAAGGPTPLDFLPYREGKPLPGGFKLGINPGLVKWEGTQDVLWGEEVRERFTAPELNLARYIKDGTVTDVDNGE; translated from the coding sequence GTGCCCACTGAGAACGAGCTGTTCAACGCGGTCGATGCGCTTCTGGAGCAGGTCGCCCAAGACGATCTGCCACCGCCCGCCGAGCGCAAACGACTGCGCGAAGCCGCCGGGCTGAGCCAGGCCCAAGTTGCGAAGGTCACGGCCACCCGCCGGGAAGCGGTCGGGAACTGGGAGTCGGGCAAGACCGAGCCGCGGCCGCCACAGCGTGCCGCCTACGCCCGGCTGCTCGACGGCCTCGCCGCACGCTTCCCCGCTCCCGAGCCCACCACGGACTCCGAGCCCGCCGTGCCGGAGACGTTCACCGCCCCGGCGCCGCCCGCGGCTCCGTCCGTACCGGCCGCCGCGAAGCCGCCCGCCCACCCGTCGACGAGCACCAGGCCGACGTCGACGTCGCGTCGGCCGGCCGCGAAGAAGCCGGTGACGAAGACCGCGCAGTCTACGGCTGCGGTCACGGACGCGCGCTTCGAGAACGGCCCCCTCGCCGTCGTCGACTGCGAGGACGAGCAGGTATCGGCGTACTGCGTCGGCGGCCTGGTCCTGGACGTGCCCGCCAAGTCCATCCCGGCCCTGGTGGACTGGACGCTGCGCGAGGCAAAGCTTGGAGCGCCGAAGCTGTCCGGGCCGGGCAAGGACGCCGACCCGCTGATCGTCCTCACTCCGTCCGCGCTGGAGCGCTACGGCCTGCCCGTCACGCTCACGGAGGAGGAGCGCCTCGCCGGGCGCCTGCCCGAGGGCCACAAGGTCATCAAGCAGCTGGTCCGCGCGGAGTGGAAGCTGACCAAGCGCGGCTTCGGCCCGTGGGCGAGGATCTACCGGCCCGCGACTGGGTCGGAGCGGGCCTGCGTGCAGCTGTGCATCCCGTCGTGGAACGCGCTGGACACCCGGCACTGGGGCGAGGCGGGGCAGCTCCCGCCGGCTGAACTCGCCCGGGTCCTGGGCGTGTACGCCTCCCGCGTGATGACGCCGCGTGGCTCCACCGCCGTCACCGGCCTGGAGCTGATGACCGCGCTGCACCCGGCGACCCGCGCTTCCGAGCCGGACGCGACGGGTAAGCGGCACTCCGAGCACAACCCCGGCTCGCTGGGCAAGGACGCCATCGACCCGATGAACTGGCCGCCGTGCGAGGTCCCCGACGGCCACCCCGTCCTCAAGGACATGCCGCGCTTCCACGTGCGCGGACCGGCGGAGAAGCTGTTCGAGGAAGCGTACGACTGGGCGCGGCCGATGACCGACGCGGAGTGCACCCTGCGCCACCTGGTCGGCATCGACGTCAACATGGCCTTCGCGGCTGGCGCCAACGGCCTGAACGTCGGCCTCGGTGAGGCAACGCATGTGAAGTCTCCGGTGTTCGACCCGAAGCTGCCCGGCTCCTGGCTGGTCGACCTCAGCCACGTCGACCTGTCGAAGGTGAAGGTCGGCAAGGACAAGTGGGTGGAGCTGGACGCGAGCCTGCTGCCCTCCCCGTTCACCCCGAAGGGCGAGCGCCCCGAGGGCCCGGCCTGGTACGCGACGCCGACCGTGGCGTACGCGGTGGAGCTGGGCTACGAGGTGCGCCCGACCGAGGCGTGGGTGCGCTACGAGAACGGCCGCTACCTGGACGGCTGGTACAACCGGCTGCGGGACGCCTACCTCGCCACGATGGCCGACCTCGGCGTCGACGCCGACCTCGCCCCGGCCGACTTCCTCGCGGCGATGGACGGCTACAAGGCCCGCGACCCGGAGCTGGCGATCGTCGTCTCGGCGGTCAAGGCGACGGTGAAGGGCGGCCTGGGCAAGCTCCGCGAGCGGCCCCGCGGCGAGGGCTGGAGGCCCGGCGAGCCGTGGCGCGCCCTGTCCCGCCCCACCTGGCGGCCGGACATCCGCGCGGCGGTCATCTCCCGCACCCGGATCAACCTGCACCGCAAGATCGTCAAGCACGCGGCGTTCACCGGGCAGTACCCCATCGCGATCCTCTCGGACTGCGTCGTCTACGCGGCAGGCGGGCCCACGCCGCTGGACTTCCTGCCCTACCGGGAGGGCAAGCCGCTGCCCGGCGGCTTCAAGCTCGGCATCAACCCCGGCCTGGTCAAGTGGGAGGGCACCCAGGACGTCCTGTGGGGCGAGGAAGTCCGGGAGCGCTTCACCGCCCCGGAGCTCAACCTCGCCCGGTACATCAAGGACGGCACCGTCACCGACGTCGACAACGGAGAGTAG
- the tpg gene encoding telomere-protecting terminal protein Tpg — MSLFGDGLDAAVQKAFTRPAPKNAGPQMRYLVKQLGGTKAVAQMLRVSQRTVERYVKDQIKKPRPDLAARLEREVKKRWQPQIRAKARAKAASTGGIVIDARARMGYTAPIGSTDQDRIRHLTVALPPVYAARLFDAQEQGASDARLQEIAAEALKEVYFQDGGRRAGSLEEVRFTDIEHLEFEL, encoded by the coding sequence ATGAGCCTGTTCGGGGACGGCCTGGACGCCGCCGTGCAGAAGGCGTTTACGCGCCCGGCGCCCAAGAACGCGGGCCCGCAGATGCGGTACCTGGTCAAGCAGTTGGGCGGCACCAAGGCGGTCGCCCAGATGCTGCGGGTCTCCCAGCGCACCGTCGAGCGGTACGTGAAGGACCAGATCAAGAAGCCCCGCCCGGACCTCGCCGCGCGCCTGGAGCGCGAGGTGAAGAAGCGCTGGCAGCCCCAGATCAGGGCCAAGGCCAGGGCGAAGGCGGCGAGCACGGGCGGCATCGTCATCGACGCCCGCGCCCGCATGGGCTACACCGCGCCGATCGGGTCGACGGACCAGGACCGCATCCGGCACCTGACCGTCGCCCTGCCGCCCGTATACGCCGCCCGCCTCTTCGACGCCCAGGAGCAGGGCGCCAGCGACGCCCGCCTCCAGGAGATCGCCGCCGAAGCGCTCAAGGAGGTGTACTTCCAGGACGGCGGCCGCCGCGCCGGCTCCCTGGAGGAGGTCCGGTTCACGGACATCGAGCACCTCGAGTTCGAGCTGTAG
- a CDS encoding endonuclease domain-containing protein, translating to MAQISPKLAHTYFTEFSAGSAVPLDLDDLLNMRHLRRHNHVVIGDVALRCYKNKSKWTYDERDIRRAAQEFADFSLDADDVVEVQLPAYRDHNGQDPEGRGRADWRGQIAAWLFWQAREKHNEGRPYEEWDDSWKRIGASGLPGALTWDEFVAARSGERLRENIANTRPLELMTFAGGSLFVPRAYAELLDRWEQVEEDLVARARICKGCAAGGPRWGGWRTPSPLGYVTLCPPCSGAAFQQYTGHLRGVLYDSPRVRGIRADDYLCRLCAETRATAWDHCHDHGFVRGPLCGSCNTFEGKSSPRSFLERQDGAVLHLLECRGCLEQRTLPGRYHVGIAERHLEATEYHRHRGRSCRRQRWVRHVELAHGAHRFELDCWWHSQKWTKDVTVPETLALVRDFVDQALAPAQLEAAVPAARAAADTTPSA from the coding sequence ATGGCCCAGATCAGCCCCAAGCTCGCCCACACCTACTTCACTGAATTCTCTGCTGGCTCCGCCGTCCCGCTGGACTTGGACGACCTCCTGAACATGAGGCACCTGCGGCGTCACAACCATGTCGTCATCGGCGATGTCGCGCTGCGCTGCTACAAGAACAAGTCGAAGTGGACGTACGACGAACGCGACATCCGCCGCGCTGCGCAGGAGTTCGCGGACTTCAGTCTGGACGCCGACGATGTCGTGGAGGTGCAGTTGCCTGCCTATCGCGACCACAACGGACAGGACCCCGAGGGCCGGGGCCGGGCCGACTGGCGGGGACAGATCGCGGCCTGGCTGTTCTGGCAGGCCCGCGAGAAGCACAACGAGGGCCGGCCTTACGAAGAGTGGGACGACAGCTGGAAGCGCATCGGAGCCAGCGGGCTGCCCGGGGCACTGACCTGGGACGAATTCGTCGCGGCGCGCAGCGGGGAACGGTTGCGGGAGAACATCGCCAACACCCGGCCGCTGGAGCTGATGACTTTCGCTGGCGGCAGCCTGTTCGTGCCGAGGGCCTACGCCGAACTCCTGGACCGATGGGAGCAGGTGGAGGAGGACCTGGTCGCCCGGGCCCGGATCTGTAAGGGCTGTGCTGCTGGGGGCCCGCGTTGGGGCGGCTGGCGTACGCCGAGCCCGCTCGGCTACGTCACTCTGTGCCCGCCGTGCTCGGGAGCTGCCTTCCAGCAGTACACCGGTCACCTGCGCGGCGTGTTGTACGACTCCCCCCGCGTGCGGGGCATCCGCGCCGACGACTACCTGTGCCGCCTGTGCGCTGAGACCCGGGCGACGGCTTGGGATCACTGCCACGATCATGGCTTTGTACGCGGCCCACTCTGCGGCAGCTGCAACACCTTCGAGGGCAAGAGCTCCCCGCGCAGCTTCCTGGAGCGGCAGGACGGGGCCGTGCTGCACCTGCTGGAGTGCCGAGGCTGCCTGGAACAGCGAACCCTGCCCGGCCGGTACCACGTCGGCATCGCCGAGAGGCATCTGGAGGCAACCGAGTACCACCGCCACCGCGGCCGCTCGTGCCGGCGCCAGAGGTGGGTCCGGCACGTGGAACTCGCCCACGGCGCGCACCGATTTGAACTGGATTGCTGGTGGCACAGCCAGAAGTGGACGAAGGACGTCACGGTGCCCGAGACCCTGGCACTCGTACGGGACTTCGTCGACCAGGCGCTTGCCCCCGCGCAGCTGGAGGCCGCGGTGCCGGCCGCGCGTGCAGCGGCGGACACTACGCCATCGGCATGA